The sequence AATACCTGGTTTCAAAGGTTAGTAGGCCTCAGTGCTTCTCACTAGATCGAACTCTAAGGCCTCCAGCTACTTTTATGTACTCTACGACTACGTCTCTGCTAACCCCCTCTCCAACCTTTCACTAAAAGAGAACCAGTTGTTTCTTCCAGCTGAAGTTATGGTGAGGAGCGTTACCTTCTCGCCCCTAAGTGAGATACGGATTCTAAACGTCCCATGCACCCTATCGATACGAGAACAAGGATATTGTCAAGCCTTGTGGCTTCTTCTTAAGCGCTACGCCTTATCTATACAGTACTCAACTTCACTCGCTCAGTTAGCCACTCCTAAAGAACTACTTGGGCTGAACGCCGTATAGAACTCGATAAGACCCCTCTTAGAGCTCCAGCCCCGCGTGGATCGTCAGCACCCTTTAACCCCTCTTTAAGACCCCTTAGCTCCAGCTCTACGAGGTACTTACTAAGCAACAGCCTTACTCATGTGATCCTCATCTCTACCTACTCCCGCTTGGCTTGTCTAGTGGCTTTGATTTTTAGATCCTCTCGGCGGTTATGATGGCGCTGAAGAGCCACCAGGGATCGTTGAACTGTTCTAAGCGCGCTATACTTATCGGAGGCAGGTACACGTCTTCAACTCTCCAACGGTGAGATAGCGCCCTAATGTAGTCACTTATAGAGTACGGGTCGTATTCACGCTCAATCTTGGTTATGAACCTTAAGCACTCTCCATCTCGCCTGTATAGCTCTTTTTTAGCTCTAATCCTTGAGCTTACTGGATCGTACCTCCAAGTATGAAGTGAGAGGATGTTTCCGCTAAACGTGAACCAGTTCTGAGCTGACGGAAGTGAAGTGAGTAAATTTAGAAGCCTTTCCTTCACTACGTCGATTAATATGAAGAACCCCCCCTCCCTTACCTTCCTGCTTAGGCTATTGAAGAAGGTGCTCATTTCGCTCAGCGTGCTCCACGCAGGCGCCAATATGCATATGGCAGCGTCGAATACACCGTGGCCCCCGGGGTCAGCGCAGAACTCCCTGTAGTCTCCTACGATGTAGTCTGTATTCTTCGACACCCCCGTCTCCTCTGCAATCCTCCTCGCCTCTTCAATACACCTACTCGAGAGGTCTATCCCAGTTACCTTGAAGCCGCGGGCGGCTAGGCGATTAGATATACGCCCAACTCCACATCCAAGGTCAAGTACGCTGCGCACCTGGCCCTTCCTTCGCAGGAGCGCCTCGACTAGCTCTACATCTCGCTCCCCCGTCCAATAGTGTCCCTTCAGGACCTCACGCCACAGCTCTTCATCGCATCCGTACATCCTAAGGGCCTCGGCCATATAGGTGGCACCTAACCATTCCTCCACCTACTGAGAGGAGAGGGGGTCTAAGAGACCTACAGAGAGGAGAGACGGAGCTACACCTCGGGTGGAAGCTGCAGCCTGGTGGAGGGGACGTCATGTCGGGGGGCTCGCCTGGTATGGGCGAGAGGCCCCTTGATGGCAGCGACGCGAGCAAGGCCATAGAGTACGGGTGTCTCGGATTCTTGAAGAAGTCTGCTTTACTGCGTACCTCGACCACCTCTCCGCAGTAGAGCACACATATCCTGTCTGAGACCTCCCTTAAGAAGTCTAGGTCGTGGGACACGACTACCATGGAGTCGAAGGAACCCCTCGAGGAGCTTAGTAGCTCCACTAACAGCCTCTTCATGCGCCTATCTAGCCCCTTCGTAGGCTCGTCCACGAACAAGACCTCGGAGTGTGCAGAGGTGCCCATTGCTACTAGGACCCGCTGAAGTATTCCGCCGCTCAGCTGGTGCCTATAGCCCTTAGCTACTCTGCGCGGGTCAGCTATCCCTAGCTTCTCTAAGAGGGCTGCCGCTACCTCATACCCTTCTCTCCTAGTCTTCCCGAAGTGCTCCATAGGCCTCTCTGAGACCTGGATCCAGTTCACTAAGCAGGGGTTTAGTGAAGCAAAGCCCTGCGGGATAAGCGAGAAGCTCCTCCCCAGGATCTTCTTAAAGCTCCTCTCACTCATCCCTAGGAGGTCTAGGCCCTTGTAAAGTATCCTCCCTTTCACCTTAGCGTACTCGGGGAGCAGCCTTAGCGTCGCGTGCAGTAGGACGGTCTTCCCGCTCCCAGACTCACCCATTACCCCGAGGACCTCCCCTCCCTGGACCTCTAGGTCCACTCCTCTGAGGGCGTAGACTCTGAGCCCGCGGAGCTCGAAGGTCACCTCGAGCCCTCGATACTCTAGAAGCAGCCTACGCATAGCTCCAACACCTAACCCTCCTCCCCTTAGAGACCTCGAGCTCAGGCGGCTGGGAGCGGCGGCAGGCCTCTAAGCTAGCGCCGCAGCTACCGTAAAGCCTACAGAGGGATTCAGCCCTGCCCTCTGTCGGCGGCGCGCCCATTAGCAGCAGCTTCGTGTATGGGTGAAGCGGGTCCTCTAGCACTTCGCGCGTGGGCCCGGACTCCACGATGCTTCCGTCGAGCATCACGAAGACCTTGTCTGACACGGCTCTCGCCACCTCGACGTCGTGGGTTATGAACAACACGGTGGCGCTCGACTGGAGCTCGAGGAGGGCCTTGATCACCTTGGCCTGGGTGGAGGGGTCGAGCATGGAGGTGGGCTCGTCAGCCACTATTACCTCCGGCCTCATTACCACTGCCCTGGCAATGACCGCCCGCTGAAGCTCCCCTCCACTGACGCTCCTAGGCTTCCTGCTGAGCTGGTGTATGCTTAAGCCCACCTTCTCACAAGCCCCCCTCACCTTCTCAAACTCCTCCCTCTTAGAGGAGGCCATCTTGTGTATTCTAAGCGGCTCTGCTATGCTGTCGTAGAGGCACCAAGTCGGGTCTAAGGCTAGGTCAGGGCACTGCGGGATGTACTGCACGCGCCTCCTGAACTCCATCATCTCAGCCCTGCTAAGCCTATCTACGCGCCTTCCTTCAAATAGAACCTCCCCGGAGCTAGGGGGGATTAGCCTGCACAGGATCTTTGCGAGCGTAGTCTTCCCGCTGCCCGACTCGCCGATTAGACAG is a genomic window of Candidatus Nezhaarchaeota archaeon containing:
- a CDS encoding ABC transporter ATP-binding protein, whose translation is MRRLLLEYRGLEVTFELRGLRVYALRGVDLEVQGGEVLGVMGESGSGKTVLLHATLRLLPEYAKVKGRILYKGLDLLGMSERSFKKILGRSFSLIPQGFASLNPCLVNWIQVSERPMEHFGKTRREGYEVAAALLEKLGIADPRRVAKGYRHQLSGGILQRVLVAMGTSAHSEVLFVDEPTKGLDRRMKRLLVELLSSSRGSFDSMVVVSHDLDFLREVSDRICVLYCGEVVEVRSKADFFKNPRHPYSMALLASLPSRGLSPIPGEPPDMTSPPPGCSFHPRCSSVSPLCRSLRPPLLSVGGGMVRCHLYGRGP
- a CDS encoding class I SAM-dependent methyltransferase yields the protein MAEALRMYGCDEELWREVLKGHYWTGERDVELVEALLRRKGQVRSVLDLGCGVGRISNRLAARGFKVTGIDLSSRCIEEARRIAEETGVSKNTDYIVGDYREFCADPGGHGVFDAAICILAPAWSTLSEMSTFFNSLSRKVREGGFFILIDVVKERLLNLLTSLPSAQNWFTFSGNILSLHTWRYDPVSSRIRAKKELYRRDGECLRFITKIEREYDPYSISDYIRALSHRWRVEDVYLPPISIARLEQFNDPWWLFSAIITAERI
- a CDS encoding ABC transporter ATP-binding protein — protein: MNVYKYFSRGAAVVAALRGVVISIHRGDKACLIGESGSGKTTLAKILCRLIPPSSGEVLFEGRRVDRLSRAEMMEFRRRVQYIPQCPDLALDPTWCLYDSIAEPLRIHKMASSKREEFEKVRGACEKVGLSIHQLSRKPRSVSGGELQRAVIARAVVMRPEVIVADEPTSMLDPSTQAKVIKALLELQSSATVLFITHDVEVARAVSDKVFVMLDGSIVESGPTREVLEDPLHPYTKLLLMGAPPTEGRAESLCRLYGSCGASLEACRRSQPPELEVSKGRRVRCWSYA